A single window of Bombus pascuorum chromosome 1, iyBomPasc1.1, whole genome shotgun sequence DNA harbors:
- the LOC132909373 gene encoding cleavage and polyadenylation specificity factor subunit 6 isoform X12 — MADGDIDLYADDLEQDFAQDEFAGDGVDLYDDVIAAPAGGNGGVSTGNSGDGAGDTTSPNEETNGSAPYHQLGNNIQPNQIGRRHQLYVGNLTWWTSDQDITDAVQSIGVSDFVEVKFFENRANGQSKGFCVISLGSEQSMRICMERLPKKELHGQNPVVTFPTKQALNQFESQCKTRPAPAPQQSQSQRPHNPHQHQSPMPPHQQHPQHPQHPQHSQQNHGPRMMMGPPQGVRPQRMPPPGMGPPGPGGPGQQGPPRMHGPPMGPGPGPHHPLPGHPNQGPPPPGYQQGPWNGPRPNGPPGPPRGPSGPGGPPQQGPPGPGPGQHRPPGMQFHGGPPGPPGQGPPRGPPGHPGGPPGDPRGAQPRPEWNRPPGPGGPPPGHGGPPQGPPQGPPGGPAPHVNPAFFPQGPPHQHPGQHPPGPPGPPHGPPHGPPHGPPHGPPHGPPHGQPHGPPHVPPHGYGPPAAQPPYGAPGPDHRPEGPPPLTEQEFEEIMGRNRTVSSSAIARAVSDAAAGEYASAIETLVTAISLIKQSKVAADDRCKILISSLQDTLRGVETKSYGSARRERSRSRDRERSHRRRRERSRSRDREYRERSRDRDRERDRERDRERERDRDRDRERYYSEPYPRERSRSRERDRERERDREYRERSREESTTRQSARPRVKEEPPETAPVSSSKASRYYDDRYRERERDRDRERESSRRPSEREREPERERERERERDRRDERGDSSHRSRH, encoded by the exons ATGGCGGACGGTGACATTGATTTGTACGCCGACGATCTCGAGCAAGATTTCGCGCAG GATGAGTTCGCTGGTGATGGCGTTGATTTGTATGATGATGTGATAGCTGCTCCTGCTGGTGGTAATGGTGGTGTTTCTACGGGAAATAGTGGAGATGGTGCTGGTGATACTACCTCACCAAATGAAGAGACAAATGGTAGCGCACCTTATCATCAACttggaaataatattcagcCAAACCAAATTGGGAGACGTCATCAACTATATGTTGGAAATTTGACTTGg tGGACAAGTGATCAAGATATAACTGATGCTGTTCAAAGTATTGGTGTATCAGATTTTGTTGAAGTAAAGTTCTTTGAAAATCGAGCCAATGGACAATCTAAGGGATTCTGTGTGATATCTTTGGGATCGGAACAAAGTATGAGGATATGCATGGAAAGATTACCTAAAAAGGAATTGCATGGACAAAATCCAGTAGTGACTTTCCCTACTAAACAAGCTTTGAATCAA TTTGAGTCTCAGTGTAAGACACGACCAGCTCCGGCTCCTCAACAGAGTCAGAGTCAACGTCCCCATAATCCACATCAGCATCAGTCACCAATGCCACCCCATCAACAGCATCCACAACATCCCCAACACCCTCAACATTCGCAACAAAATCATGGTCCTAGGATGATGATGGGTCCTCCGCAGGGTGTACGACCACAGAGAATGCCACCTCCAGGGATGGGTCCACCAGGTCCAGGTGGACCAGGCCAGCAAGGTCCACCGCGTATGCATGGTCCGCCGATGGGTCCTGGACCAGGACCGCACCATCCTTTACCTGGGCATCCTAACCAAGGTCCACCACCTCCTGGTTATCAGCAGGGGCCCTGGAATGGGCCAAGACCTAATGGTCCACCTGGACCACCAAGAGGTCCAAGTGGACCTGGTGGTCCACCTCAACAAGGACCACCAGGACCAGGTCCTGGTCAACATCGGCCTCCAGGAATG CAATTTCATGGTGGTCCGCCTGGTCCACCTGGTCAAGGACCTCCACGTGGTCCACCTGGACATCCTGGTGGACCTCCAGGTGATCCAAGAGGTGCTCAACCGCGTCCTGAATGGAATAGACCACCAG GTCCAGGAGGTCCGCCACCTGGTCATGGTGGCCCACCTCAAGGACCACCACAAGGACCCCCAGGAGGACCTGCACCACATGTGAATCCAGCATTTTTCCCACAAGGACCACCTCATCAACATCCAGGACAACATCCACCAGGTCCTCCTGGTCCACCCCATGGACCACCACATGGTCCACCTCATGGTCCACCTCATGGTCCACCTCATGGTCCACCACACGGTCAACCACATGGACCACCACATGTGCCACCTCATGGTTATGGACCACCTGCAGCACAG CCACCTTATGGTGCACCAGGACCTGATCATCGTCCAGAAGGTCCCCCTCCCCTTACAGAAcaagaatttgaagaaatcatgggtagaaatagaactgtttcttcttctgctATTGCTCGAGCAGTATCTGATGCTGCAGCAGGGGAATATGCAAGCGCTATAGAAACCTTGGTTACAGCCATCTCTCTGATAAAACAATCCAAGGTTGCTGCAGATGATagatgtaaaattttaatcagtTCTCTTCAAGACACCTTGCGTGGCGTGGAAACCAAGAGTTATGGATCCGCACGTAGGG AACGATCACGTTCGCGAGACAGGGAACGCAGTCACAGAAGAAGACGTGAGCGATCAAGGAGCCGTGACAGGGAATACAGAGAAAGAAgtagagatagagatagagaaCGTGACAGGGAACGCGATCGTGAAAGGGAAAGGGATCGTGATCGTGACAGAGAACGTTATTACAGTGAACCATATCCACGGGAGAGATCACGAAGCAGGGAGAGGGATCGTGAACGTGAAAGAGATCGCGAATATAGAGAGCGAAGCAGAGAAGAAAG TACGACACGTCAGTCAGCCAGGCCAAGAGTAAAAGAAGAACCGCCAGAGACGGCTCCCGTCTCGTCTTCCAAGGCGTCTAG GTATTATGACGATCGCTACAGAGAGCGTGAACGAGACAGAGATCGAGAACGAGAGTCGAGCCGAAGACCATCTGAGAGAGAACGAGAACCGGAGCGTGAACGGGAGCGAGAACGAGAAAGAGATCGTCGCGACGAACGTGGAGACTCTTCACATCGTTCAAGGCATTAA
- the LOC132909373 gene encoding cleavage and polyadenylation specificity factor subunit 6 isoform X5, with the protein MADGDIDLYADDLEQDFAQDEFAGDGVDLYDDVIAAPAGGNGGVSTGNSGDGAGDTTSPNEETNGSAPYHQLGNNIQPNQIGRRHQLYVGNLTWWTSDQDITDAVQSIGVSDFVEVKFFENRANGQSKGFCVISLGSEQSMRICMERLPKKELHGQNPVVTFPTKQALNQFESQCKTRPAPAPQQSQSQRPHNPHQHQSPMPPHQQHPQHPQHPQHSQQNHGPRMMMGPPQGVRPQRMPPPGMGPPGPGGPGQQGPPRMHGPPMGPGPGPHHPLPGHPNQGPPPPGYQQGPWNGPRPNGPPGPPRGPSGPGGPPQQGPPGPGPGQHRPPGMQFHGGPPGPPGQGPPRGPPGHPGGPPGDPRGAQPRPEWNRPPGMHHGPQGPPGFPQHQHMQGPQPGQGPPQRGPPPGSMGGMLPGPGGPPPGHGGPPQGPPQGPPGGPAPHVNPAFFPQGPPHQHPGQHPPGPPGPPHGPPHGPPHGPPHGPPHGPPHGQPHGPPHVPPHGYGPPAAQPPYGAPGPDHRPEGPPPLTEQEFEEIMGRNRTVSSSAIARAVSDAAAGEYASAIETLVTAISLIKQSKVAADDRCKILISSLQDTLRGVETKSYGSARRERSRSRDRERSHRRRRERSRSRDREYRERSRDRDRERDRERDRERERDRDRDRERYYSEPYPRERSRSRERDRERERDREYRERSREESTTRQSARPRVKEEPPETAPVSSSKASRYYDDRYRERERDRDRERESSRRPSEREREPERERERERERDRRDERGDSSHRSRH; encoded by the exons ATGGCGGACGGTGACATTGATTTGTACGCCGACGATCTCGAGCAAGATTTCGCGCAG GATGAGTTCGCTGGTGATGGCGTTGATTTGTATGATGATGTGATAGCTGCTCCTGCTGGTGGTAATGGTGGTGTTTCTACGGGAAATAGTGGAGATGGTGCTGGTGATACTACCTCACCAAATGAAGAGACAAATGGTAGCGCACCTTATCATCAACttggaaataatattcagcCAAACCAAATTGGGAGACGTCATCAACTATATGTTGGAAATTTGACTTGg tGGACAAGTGATCAAGATATAACTGATGCTGTTCAAAGTATTGGTGTATCAGATTTTGTTGAAGTAAAGTTCTTTGAAAATCGAGCCAATGGACAATCTAAGGGATTCTGTGTGATATCTTTGGGATCGGAACAAAGTATGAGGATATGCATGGAAAGATTACCTAAAAAGGAATTGCATGGACAAAATCCAGTAGTGACTTTCCCTACTAAACAAGCTTTGAATCAA TTTGAGTCTCAGTGTAAGACACGACCAGCTCCGGCTCCTCAACAGAGTCAGAGTCAACGTCCCCATAATCCACATCAGCATCAGTCACCAATGCCACCCCATCAACAGCATCCACAACATCCCCAACACCCTCAACATTCGCAACAAAATCATGGTCCTAGGATGATGATGGGTCCTCCGCAGGGTGTACGACCACAGAGAATGCCACCTCCAGGGATGGGTCCACCAGGTCCAGGTGGACCAGGCCAGCAAGGTCCACCGCGTATGCATGGTCCGCCGATGGGTCCTGGACCAGGACCGCACCATCCTTTACCTGGGCATCCTAACCAAGGTCCACCACCTCCTGGTTATCAGCAGGGGCCCTGGAATGGGCCAAGACCTAATGGTCCACCTGGACCACCAAGAGGTCCAAGTGGACCTGGTGGTCCACCTCAACAAGGACCACCAGGACCAGGTCCTGGTCAACATCGGCCTCCAGGAATG CAATTTCATGGTGGTCCGCCTGGTCCACCTGGTCAAGGACCTCCACGTGGTCCACCTGGACATCCTGGTGGACCTCCAGGTGATCCAAGAGGTGCTCAACCGCGTCCTGAATGGAATAGACCACCAG GAATGCATCACGGGCCTCAGGGACCACCAGGTTTCCCTCAACATCAACATATGCAAGGCCCGCAACCTGGTCAAGGCCCACCACAGAGAGGACCTCCTCCAGGTTCTATGGGTG GAATGTTACCAGGTCCAGGAGGTCCGCCACCTGGTCATGGTGGCCCACCTCAAGGACCACCACAAGGACCCCCAGGAGGACCTGCACCACATGTGAATCCAGCATTTTTCCCACAAGGACCACCTCATCAACATCCAGGACAACATCCACCAGGTCCTCCTGGTCCACCCCATGGACCACCACATGGTCCACCTCATGGTCCACCTCATGGTCCACCTCATGGTCCACCACACGGTCAACCACATGGACCACCACATGTGCCACCTCATGGTTATGGACCACCTGCAGCACAG CCACCTTATGGTGCACCAGGACCTGATCATCGTCCAGAAGGTCCCCCTCCCCTTACAGAAcaagaatttgaagaaatcatgggtagaaatagaactgtttcttcttctgctATTGCTCGAGCAGTATCTGATGCTGCAGCAGGGGAATATGCAAGCGCTATAGAAACCTTGGTTACAGCCATCTCTCTGATAAAACAATCCAAGGTTGCTGCAGATGATagatgtaaaattttaatcagtTCTCTTCAAGACACCTTGCGTGGCGTGGAAACCAAGAGTTATGGATCCGCACGTAGGG AACGATCACGTTCGCGAGACAGGGAACGCAGTCACAGAAGAAGACGTGAGCGATCAAGGAGCCGTGACAGGGAATACAGAGAAAGAAgtagagatagagatagagaaCGTGACAGGGAACGCGATCGTGAAAGGGAAAGGGATCGTGATCGTGACAGAGAACGTTATTACAGTGAACCATATCCACGGGAGAGATCACGAAGCAGGGAGAGGGATCGTGAACGTGAAAGAGATCGCGAATATAGAGAGCGAAGCAGAGAAGAAAG TACGACACGTCAGTCAGCCAGGCCAAGAGTAAAAGAAGAACCGCCAGAGACGGCTCCCGTCTCGTCTTCCAAGGCGTCTAG GTATTATGACGATCGCTACAGAGAGCGTGAACGAGACAGAGATCGAGAACGAGAGTCGAGCCGAAGACCATCTGAGAGAGAACGAGAACCGGAGCGTGAACGGGAGCGAGAACGAGAAAGAGATCGTCGCGACGAACGTGGAGACTCTTCACATCGTTCAAGGCATTAA
- the LOC132909373 gene encoding cleavage and polyadenylation specificity factor subunit 6 isoform X7 produces the protein MADGDIDLYADDLEQDFAQDEFAGDGVDLYDDVIAAPAGGNGGVSTGNSGDGAGDTTSPNEETNGSAPYHQLGNNIQPNQIGRRHQLYVGNLTWWTSDQDITDAVQSIGVSDFVEVKFFENRANGQSKGFCVISLGSEQSMRICMERLPKKELHGQNPVVTFPTKQALNQFESQCKTRPAPAPQQSQSQRPHNPHQHQSPMPPHQQHPQHPQHPQHSQQNHGPRMMMGPPQGVRPQRMPPPGMGPPGPGGPGQQGPPRMHGPPMGPGPGPHHPLPGHPNQGPPPPGYQQGPWNGPRPNGPPGPPRGPSGPGGPPQQGPPGPGPGQHRPPGMQFHGGPPGPPGQGPPRGPPGHPGGPPGDPRGAQPRPEWNRPPGMHHGPQGPPGFPQHQHMQGPQPGQGPPQRGPPPGSMGGPGGPPPGHGGPPQGPPQGPPGGPAPHVNPAFFPQGPPHQHPGQHPPGPPGPPHGPPHGPPHGPPHGPPHGPPHGQPHGPPHVPPHGYGPPAAQPPYGAPGPDHRPEGPPPLTEQEFEEIMGRNRTVSSSAIARAVSDAAAGEYASAIETLVTAISLIKQSKVAADDRCKILISSLQDTLRGVETKSYGSARRERSRSRDRERSHRRRRERSRSRDREYRERSRDRDRERDRERDRERERDRDRDRERYYSEPYPRERSRSRERDRERERDREYRERSREESTTRQSARPRVKEEPPETAPVSSSKASRYYDDRYRERERDRDRERESSRRPSEREREPERERERERERDRRDERGDSSHRSRH, from the exons ATGGCGGACGGTGACATTGATTTGTACGCCGACGATCTCGAGCAAGATTTCGCGCAG GATGAGTTCGCTGGTGATGGCGTTGATTTGTATGATGATGTGATAGCTGCTCCTGCTGGTGGTAATGGTGGTGTTTCTACGGGAAATAGTGGAGATGGTGCTGGTGATACTACCTCACCAAATGAAGAGACAAATGGTAGCGCACCTTATCATCAACttggaaataatattcagcCAAACCAAATTGGGAGACGTCATCAACTATATGTTGGAAATTTGACTTGg tGGACAAGTGATCAAGATATAACTGATGCTGTTCAAAGTATTGGTGTATCAGATTTTGTTGAAGTAAAGTTCTTTGAAAATCGAGCCAATGGACAATCTAAGGGATTCTGTGTGATATCTTTGGGATCGGAACAAAGTATGAGGATATGCATGGAAAGATTACCTAAAAAGGAATTGCATGGACAAAATCCAGTAGTGACTTTCCCTACTAAACAAGCTTTGAATCAA TTTGAGTCTCAGTGTAAGACACGACCAGCTCCGGCTCCTCAACAGAGTCAGAGTCAACGTCCCCATAATCCACATCAGCATCAGTCACCAATGCCACCCCATCAACAGCATCCACAACATCCCCAACACCCTCAACATTCGCAACAAAATCATGGTCCTAGGATGATGATGGGTCCTCCGCAGGGTGTACGACCACAGAGAATGCCACCTCCAGGGATGGGTCCACCAGGTCCAGGTGGACCAGGCCAGCAAGGTCCACCGCGTATGCATGGTCCGCCGATGGGTCCTGGACCAGGACCGCACCATCCTTTACCTGGGCATCCTAACCAAGGTCCACCACCTCCTGGTTATCAGCAGGGGCCCTGGAATGGGCCAAGACCTAATGGTCCACCTGGACCACCAAGAGGTCCAAGTGGACCTGGTGGTCCACCTCAACAAGGACCACCAGGACCAGGTCCTGGTCAACATCGGCCTCCAGGAATG CAATTTCATGGTGGTCCGCCTGGTCCACCTGGTCAAGGACCTCCACGTGGTCCACCTGGACATCCTGGTGGACCTCCAGGTGATCCAAGAGGTGCTCAACCGCGTCCTGAATGGAATAGACCACCAG GAATGCATCACGGGCCTCAGGGACCACCAGGTTTCCCTCAACATCAACATATGCAAGGCCCGCAACCTGGTCAAGGCCCACCACAGAGAGGACCTCCTCCAGGTTCTATGGGTG GTCCAGGAGGTCCGCCACCTGGTCATGGTGGCCCACCTCAAGGACCACCACAAGGACCCCCAGGAGGACCTGCACCACATGTGAATCCAGCATTTTTCCCACAAGGACCACCTCATCAACATCCAGGACAACATCCACCAGGTCCTCCTGGTCCACCCCATGGACCACCACATGGTCCACCTCATGGTCCACCTCATGGTCCACCTCATGGTCCACCACACGGTCAACCACATGGACCACCACATGTGCCACCTCATGGTTATGGACCACCTGCAGCACAG CCACCTTATGGTGCACCAGGACCTGATCATCGTCCAGAAGGTCCCCCTCCCCTTACAGAAcaagaatttgaagaaatcatgggtagaaatagaactgtttcttcttctgctATTGCTCGAGCAGTATCTGATGCTGCAGCAGGGGAATATGCAAGCGCTATAGAAACCTTGGTTACAGCCATCTCTCTGATAAAACAATCCAAGGTTGCTGCAGATGATagatgtaaaattttaatcagtTCTCTTCAAGACACCTTGCGTGGCGTGGAAACCAAGAGTTATGGATCCGCACGTAGGG AACGATCACGTTCGCGAGACAGGGAACGCAGTCACAGAAGAAGACGTGAGCGATCAAGGAGCCGTGACAGGGAATACAGAGAAAGAAgtagagatagagatagagaaCGTGACAGGGAACGCGATCGTGAAAGGGAAAGGGATCGTGATCGTGACAGAGAACGTTATTACAGTGAACCATATCCACGGGAGAGATCACGAAGCAGGGAGAGGGATCGTGAACGTGAAAGAGATCGCGAATATAGAGAGCGAAGCAGAGAAGAAAG TACGACACGTCAGTCAGCCAGGCCAAGAGTAAAAGAAGAACCGCCAGAGACGGCTCCCGTCTCGTCTTCCAAGGCGTCTAG GTATTATGACGATCGCTACAGAGAGCGTGAACGAGACAGAGATCGAGAACGAGAGTCGAGCCGAAGACCATCTGAGAGAGAACGAGAACCGGAGCGTGAACGGGAGCGAGAACGAGAAAGAGATCGTCGCGACGAACGTGGAGACTCTTCACATCGTTCAAGGCATTAA
- the LOC132909373 gene encoding cleavage and polyadenylation specificity factor subunit 6 isoform X6, whose amino-acid sequence MVLADEFAGDGVDLYDDVIAAPAGGNGGVSTGNSGDGAGDTTSPNEETNGSAPYHQLGNNIQPNQIGRRHQLYVGNLTWWTSDQDITDAVQSIGVSDFVEVKFFENRANGQSKGFCVISLGSEQSMRICMERLPKKELHGQNPVVTFPTKQALNQFESQCKTRPAPAPQQSQSQRPHNPHQHQSPMPPHQQHPQHPQHPQHSQQNHGPRMMMGPPQGVRPQRMPPPGMGPPGPGGPGQQGPPRMHGPPMGPGPGPHHPLPGHPNQGPPPPGYQQGPWNGPRPNGPPGPPRGPSGPGGPPQQGPPGPGPGQHRPPGMSCTRDLSEASYHIPQQFHGGPPGPPGQGPPRGPPGHPGGPPGDPRGAQPRPEWNRPPGMHHGPQGPPGFPQHQHMQGPQPGQGPPQRGPPPGSMGGMLPGPGGPPPGHGGPPQGPPQGPPGGPAPHVNPAFFPQGPPHQHPGQHPPGPPGPPHGPPHGPPHGPPHGPPHGPPHGQPHGPPHVPPHGYGPPAAQPPYGAPGPDHRPEGPPPLTEQEFEEIMGRNRTVSSSAIARAVSDAAAGEYASAIETLVTAISLIKQSKVAADDRCKILISSLQDTLRGVETKSYGSARRERSRSRDRERSHRRRRERSRSRDREYRERSRDRDRERDRERDRERERDRDRDRERYYSEPYPRERSRSRERDRERERDREYRERSREESTTRQSARPRVKEEPPETAPVSSSKASRYYDDRYRERERDRDRERESSRRPSEREREPERERERERERDRRDERGDSSHRSRH is encoded by the exons ATGGTGTTAGCG GATGAGTTCGCTGGTGATGGCGTTGATTTGTATGATGATGTGATAGCTGCTCCTGCTGGTGGTAATGGTGGTGTTTCTACGGGAAATAGTGGAGATGGTGCTGGTGATACTACCTCACCAAATGAAGAGACAAATGGTAGCGCACCTTATCATCAACttggaaataatattcagcCAAACCAAATTGGGAGACGTCATCAACTATATGTTGGAAATTTGACTTGg tGGACAAGTGATCAAGATATAACTGATGCTGTTCAAAGTATTGGTGTATCAGATTTTGTTGAAGTAAAGTTCTTTGAAAATCGAGCCAATGGACAATCTAAGGGATTCTGTGTGATATCTTTGGGATCGGAACAAAGTATGAGGATATGCATGGAAAGATTACCTAAAAAGGAATTGCATGGACAAAATCCAGTAGTGACTTTCCCTACTAAACAAGCTTTGAATCAA TTTGAGTCTCAGTGTAAGACACGACCAGCTCCGGCTCCTCAACAGAGTCAGAGTCAACGTCCCCATAATCCACATCAGCATCAGTCACCAATGCCACCCCATCAACAGCATCCACAACATCCCCAACACCCTCAACATTCGCAACAAAATCATGGTCCTAGGATGATGATGGGTCCTCCGCAGGGTGTACGACCACAGAGAATGCCACCTCCAGGGATGGGTCCACCAGGTCCAGGTGGACCAGGCCAGCAAGGTCCACCGCGTATGCATGGTCCGCCGATGGGTCCTGGACCAGGACCGCACCATCCTTTACCTGGGCATCCTAACCAAGGTCCACCACCTCCTGGTTATCAGCAGGGGCCCTGGAATGGGCCAAGACCTAATGGTCCACCTGGACCACCAAGAGGTCCAAGTGGACCTGGTGGTCCACCTCAACAAGGACCACCAGGACCAGGTCCTGGTCAACATCGGCCTCCAGGAATG AGTTGTACTAGAGACCTTTCAGAAGCCAGTTACCATATACCACAG CAATTTCATGGTGGTCCGCCTGGTCCACCTGGTCAAGGACCTCCACGTGGTCCACCTGGACATCCTGGTGGACCTCCAGGTGATCCAAGAGGTGCTCAACCGCGTCCTGAATGGAATAGACCACCAG GAATGCATCACGGGCCTCAGGGACCACCAGGTTTCCCTCAACATCAACATATGCAAGGCCCGCAACCTGGTCAAGGCCCACCACAGAGAGGACCTCCTCCAGGTTCTATGGGTG GAATGTTACCAGGTCCAGGAGGTCCGCCACCTGGTCATGGTGGCCCACCTCAAGGACCACCACAAGGACCCCCAGGAGGACCTGCACCACATGTGAATCCAGCATTTTTCCCACAAGGACCACCTCATCAACATCCAGGACAACATCCACCAGGTCCTCCTGGTCCACCCCATGGACCACCACATGGTCCACCTCATGGTCCACCTCATGGTCCACCTCATGGTCCACCACACGGTCAACCACATGGACCACCACATGTGCCACCTCATGGTTATGGACCACCTGCAGCACAG CCACCTTATGGTGCACCAGGACCTGATCATCGTCCAGAAGGTCCCCCTCCCCTTACAGAAcaagaatttgaagaaatcatgggtagaaatagaactgtttcttcttctgctATTGCTCGAGCAGTATCTGATGCTGCAGCAGGGGAATATGCAAGCGCTATAGAAACCTTGGTTACAGCCATCTCTCTGATAAAACAATCCAAGGTTGCTGCAGATGATagatgtaaaattttaatcagtTCTCTTCAAGACACCTTGCGTGGCGTGGAAACCAAGAGTTATGGATCCGCACGTAGGG AACGATCACGTTCGCGAGACAGGGAACGCAGTCACAGAAGAAGACGTGAGCGATCAAGGAGCCGTGACAGGGAATACAGAGAAAGAAgtagagatagagatagagaaCGTGACAGGGAACGCGATCGTGAAAGGGAAAGGGATCGTGATCGTGACAGAGAACGTTATTACAGTGAACCATATCCACGGGAGAGATCACGAAGCAGGGAGAGGGATCGTGAACGTGAAAGAGATCGCGAATATAGAGAGCGAAGCAGAGAAGAAAG TACGACACGTCAGTCAGCCAGGCCAAGAGTAAAAGAAGAACCGCCAGAGACGGCTCCCGTCTCGTCTTCCAAGGCGTCTAG GTATTATGACGATCGCTACAGAGAGCGTGAACGAGACAGAGATCGAGAACGAGAGTCGAGCCGAAGACCATCTGAGAGAGAACGAGAACCGGAGCGTGAACGGGAGCGAGAACGAGAAAGAGATCGTCGCGACGAACGTGGAGACTCTTCACATCGTTCAAGGCATTAA